One genomic region from Falco rusticolus isolate bFalRus1 chromosome 19, bFalRus1.pri, whole genome shotgun sequence encodes:
- the TMBIM6 gene encoding bax inhibitor 1 translates to MNVFDRNINFDALFKFSHISASTQEHLKRVYASFALCMFVAAAGAYINVVTHLFQFSLLTGLGALALMVWLTATPHSRETEQKRLGMLAGFAFLTGINLGPLLQMCISINPSIIPTAFLGTATIFACFSLSALYAQRRSFLYLGGFLLSGLTLMLLSSMVNTFMGSTWLFTANLYLGLMVMCGFVLFDTQLIIEKAESGDKDYIWHCVDLFLDFVNIFRKLLMILGMTENKKKEKK, encoded by the exons ATGAACGTCTTTGACCGAAACATCAACTTTGATGCCCTCTTCAAGTTTTCCCACAT CTCAGCCTCCACCCAGGAGCACCTGAAGAGGGTCTACGCCAGCTTTGCCCTCTGCATGTTCGTTGCGGCCGCGGGGGCCTACATCAACGTGGTGACCCACCTCTTCCAG TTCAGCCTCCTGACCGGGCTGGGTGCCCTGGCGCTGATGGTCTGGCTCACGGCCACCCCGCACAGCCGGGAGACAGAGCAGAagaggctggggatgctggctggCTTCGCCTTCCTGACGG GCATCAACCTGGGGCCTCTCCTGCAAATGTGCATCTCCATCAACCCCAG CATCATCCCCACCGCCTTCCTGGGCACGGCCACCATCTTCGCCTGCTTCTCGCTGAGCGCCCTGTATGCCCAGCGCCGCAGCTTCCTCTACCTGGGAG GTTTCCTGCTCTCCGGCCTCACCCTGATGCTTCTCTCCTCCATGGTTAACACCTTCATGGGATCCACTTGGCTCTTCACG GCCAACCTCTACCTGGGGCTGATGGTCATGTGCGGCTTCGTGCTCTTCGACACGCAGCTCATCATCGAGAAGGCGGAGAGCGGGGACAAGGATTACAtctg GCACTGCGTTGATCTTTTCCTCGACTTTGTCAACATCTTCCGGAAGCTCCTCATGATCCTGGGCATGACCGAG AacaagaagaaggagaagaagtGA